The sequence GGAGAAGATCACCCGCAACATGTCCCAGCGTGCGGCCGAAATCCTGCTCGAGGACATGGAAGCGCGCGGTCCGGTCAAGCTGTCCGACGTCGAGGCCGCCCAGCGCGAGATCCTGGCCGTCGTCAAGCGCATGGCCGATGAAGGCACCGTCACCATCGGCGGCAACGCAGAGGCCATGCTGTGAGCAACGTCGTCCGCTGGATTGCCCCCGACCTGATGGCGACGCCGGATCCGGAGCTGGAGGCCGAGGAACTGCAGGCCGACGAAGCCTGGCTGGGAGACGAGCCCGAACCGGAGCCCGAAACCGAACCGGCGCTCAAGCCGCCGACCCTGGAGGAAATCGAGGCGATCCAGAACGCGGCCCAGCAGGAAGGCTTCGAACGCGGCCATGCCGATGGCTATGCCCAGGGCCAGGCCGAGGTGCGCCGCCTGATCGCGCAGATCGAAGGCATCCTGGACAACTTCAGCCGGCCGCTGGTGCGGCTGGAGAACGAGGTGGTCGGCGCGCTGGGCGAACTGTCCGTGCGCATCGCCGGCAACCTGGTCGGCCGCGCCTACGAGGCCGAGCCCGAGCTGCTGCAGGACCTGGTACTCGAAGCCCTGGACGCGGTGGGTTCCACCAGCCGCGACGTCGAGGTGCGCCTGCATCCCGACGACATCGCCGCCCTCGCCCCGCTGCTGAACCTGGGCCCCGGCCACCGCCTCAATCCCGATCCGTCGCTGAGCCGCGGCGACCTGCGCGTGCATGCCGAATCGGTGCGTATCGACGGCACGATGGAAGCCCGCCTGCGCGCCGCGCTGGCCACGGTGATGCGCCGTTCCGAGGCTGAACAATGACCCCGGCCGTCCCGCATCCGGCCCCGGCCGAGTGGATGACCGCGCGCAACCTGCGCCTGGCCGCGCGCCTGGACGACATCCGCATCGAGCCCGGCGCCAGCCGCGGCCTGATCCGCGAAGGCGTGCTGCGCCGTGCGGTCGGCCTGACCCTGGAAGCCGTCGGCTGCGAGGCGCCGATGGGCGCAACCTGCAAGGTCGAGGTCGATGGCGGCTGGGTCGATGCCGAAGTCGTCGGCTTCGCCAGCGACCGCACCTACCTGATGCCCAGCGCCGAGCTGCACGGCCTGCTGCCCAATGCCCGGGTGGTGCCGTCGTACCGCCGCGGCGGCGTGGAAGTGGGCGAAGGCCTGCTCGGCCGCGTCATCGATTCGGATGGCGTGCCGCTGGACGGCAAGGGTCCGATCCGCGCCGAAGGCACCTCGCCGATGGCCGGCGTGTCGATCAACCCACTGGCACGCGAACCCATCACCCAGCCGCTGGACGTGGGCGTGCGCGCGATCAACGCGCTGCTGCCGATCGGCCGCGGCCAGCGCGTGGGCCTGTTCGCAGGCTCCGGCGTCGGCAAGTCGACCCTGCTGGGCATGATGACCCGCTACACCGCCGCCGACGTCATCGTCGTCGGCCTGATCGGTGAGCGTGGCCGCGAAGTGCGCGACTTCGTGGAGAGCACGCTGGGCGAGGAAGGCCTCCGCCGCGCCGTGGTCGTGGCGGCCCCGGCCGACCGACCGCCGCTGGCGCGCCTGCATGGTGCCTACCGCGCCACCGCGATCGCCGAGTGGTACCGCGACCAGGGCCTGAACGTGCTGCTGCTGATGGATTCGCTGACCCGCTTTGCCCAGGCCCAGCGCGAGATCGGTCTGTCCGTCGGCGAGCCGCCGACCACCCGCGGCTATCCGCCGAGCGTGTTCGCCAAGCTGCCGGCCCTGGTCGAGCGCGCCGGCAACGGTGCCAAGGGCCGCGGCTCGATCACCGCGTTCTATACCGTGCTGACCGAAGGCGACGATCCGCAGGATCCGATCGCCGACGCCGCCCGCGCCATCCTCGACGGCCACATCCTGCTCTCCCGCCGCGTAGCCGACTCGGGCCTGTATCCGGCCATCGACGTCGAATCCTCGGTCAGCCGCGTGGTCCAGGACATCGCCGACGAGCCGTGGCGCCTGCGCATCCGCAAGCTCAAGCGGCTGGTGTCGGCCTACTCGGCCAACCGCGACCTGATCGCCATCGGCGCCTACCAGCGCGGCAACGATCCGGCCACCGACGAGGCCCTGGAACGCTGGCCGGAGATCCTGGAGTTCCTTGGCCAGGACGTGGCCAGGGCCGCCGACCTGCCGCACAGCCAGGCCGCACTGAAGAACCTGGTGGAAAAAGAGAGCTAAGCCATGAAGCAGTCCCAGCGCATCGATCCGCTGCTCAAGCGCGCCCAGGAGAAAGAGGATGCCGTCGCCCGCGACCTGGCCGAACGCCAGCGCGTGCTCGAAACCCACCTCAACCGCCTGGAGGAGCTGCGCCGTTACGCCGAGGAATACGCCAACGCGCAGATGGCGGCGACCAGCCCGGCCCAGCTGCTCAACCGCCGCGCCTTCCTGGACCGCCTGGACAGCGCCGTGCAGCAGCAGAGCCAGACCGTGGACCGCAACCGCGAGCGGGTCGAGGCCGAGCGCGCGCGCCTCCTGCTGGCCAGCCGCGACAAGCAGGTGCTGGAACAACTGGCCGCCAGTTACCGGGCCCAGGAGCGCCAGGTGGTCGAACGCCGTGACCAGCGCGAAATGGACGACCTGGGCGCGCGGCGCGTGCGCCTGGCCCAGGCCGCCGCTGCCCAGGAATCCGGAGAAACCCCATGAACACCCTGTCCGCCTTTGCCGCGCTGGCGCCTGCCACCCCGGCCGCGACGCCTTCGACCCCGACCAGCACGGCGCGGGGTGAGGGCCAGCGCCAGGAATTCGGCACGCTGCTCAAGTCCACCCCGGCTGCCGAGGCCAGCCCGGCTCCGTCGCCTGCCGCTACTGCGGCCGACCAGCGATCGGCCTCCTCCAACGGGGCCGCTGCACAGCCGGCCACCGAGGCCGAAGATGCCGCGGCAACGGAGTCCTCCACGCTGGCCGCTGCCACAGACGAGGGTGACGACGCCCTGGGGGCCGACGACAGCGATACCGAAGACACCTGGCCGCCGGCCGGCCTGGCCGGGCTGGGCTTCGCCCTGCCGGCATCGCCCAGCCAGCCGTTAGCTGCATCAGCCGCTGCCAGCCCCAATGCCGCCGGAACCGGGCCCGCTGCCATGGGGGCATCAGCGCCGGCGGTCAATCCGATGACCCTGCAGCAGGGAACCGCTGCAGCCATTGCAACCGCCTCCCCGGCAGACGTGGCGAGCCAGCTGGCCGTGTCCACCGATGCCGGTACGCCGGACGCCGAGCTGCAGTTCCAGCAACTGCTGCAGGGTGCCGCCGGCGACGCCGAGGGCACGCAGGCCGACACCGGCACGGCACCGGCGCTGCTGCACGCCCTGTCCGGCGTGGGCGAAACCCGCGTCACCGGCCTGGCATCGCTGGCTGCCGTCGCCGCGCCGACGGCCACTCCTGACGTGCACGCCGAGGATTTCGGCGATGCCTTTGGTGCGCGGCTGTCGTGGATGGCCGACCAGAAGATCGGCCACGCCCACATCCGCGTGACCCCGAACGACCTGGGTGCGATCGAGGTCCGGCTGCAGCTGGACGGCGACCGTGTCCACGCCAGCTTCAGCAGTGCCCATGCCGAAGTCCGCCAGGCCCTGGAAAGCAGCCTGCCGCGCCTGCGCGAAATGCTCGGCGAGCACGGCATGGAACTGGCCCACGCCGACGTCGGCCAGGGCGACACCACCCAGTCCGGTGGCTCGCATGACGGCCAGGGCACCGGTCTTGCCGCCGGCCCGGCGACTGGTGCGGGCAGCGACGCTGCGGTCCCAACCAGCGTGACCCTGCGCGGCCTGCTGGACACCTACGCCTGATCCACCTGGCGGCCTGCGGGCCGCCATCACCGTCCCGGCAACCGGGGCACGTCAAATTCCTGCCACCGGCACATCGCGGTTTTCGGCACGGGCATTGCATCTGAAGGGACAGCAACCCTGAGGAGCACCCCCAAGTGGCTACAGCCGCCGACAAATCCAAGAAGAAAGACGAGTCGCAGGACAAGTCCGACAAGCCGCGCAAGCAACTGCTGTCTGCTGCCCTGATCGCCCTGGTAGCCGCGGCTGCGGCCGGTGGCGGCGTCTGGTTCTTCACCCAGAAGGACGCCCAGCCCGCCAAGGACGCCGCCGCGACCAAGCTCGCTCCGGCGCAGTACTTCGCCCTGGATCCGGCCTTCGTGGTCAACCTGCCCACCTCCTACGACGGCCCGCGCTACCTGCAGGTCGAAGTGCAGCTGATGAGCCGCGACCCGCTGGCCATCGAAGCGATGAAGGCCCATGCACCGGCGCTGCGCGCGCGCCTGCTGATGCTGTTCTCGCAGATCCAGGCCAGCCAGATCTCCGACCGCGCCGGGCGCGAGAAGCTGCAGGCCGAGGCCCTGGCCGAGGTCCAGAAGGTGCTCAAGCACGAGACCGGCAAGCCCTACGCCGACGAGCTCCTGTTCACCAGTTTCGTCACCCAGTAAAGGTGCGTCGATGACCATGAACGACCTGCTGTCCCAGGACGAGATCGACGCGCTGTTGCATGGCGTCGATTCCGGGACCGTTGCCACCGAGCAGGAACCCACCAATCCGGGCGAGGCGCGCACCTACGACTTCGCCAGCCAGGACCGCATCATCCGCGGCCGCATGCCGACGCTGGAGATGGTCAACGAGCGCTTTGCCCGCCTCTGGCGCATCGGCCTGTTCAACCTGATCCGTCGCTCCGCCGAGATTTCGGTGCGCGGCATCGAACTGACCAAGTTCGGCGACTACCTGCACTCGCTGTACGTGCCGACCAACCTGAACCTGATCCGCTTCAAGCCGCTGCGCGGTACCGGCCTGGTGGTGTTCGAGCCGACCCTGGTGTTCGCCGTGGTCGACAACTTCTTCGGGGGCGACGGGCGTTACCCCACCCGCATCGAGGGCCGCGAGTTCACCGCCACCGAGATGCGCGTCATCCACCTGATGCTCAAGCAGACCTTCACCGACCTCAAGGAAGCCTGGGGCCCGGTGATGAACGCCGACTTCGAGTACATCAACTCGGAGATCAACCCGCACTTCGCCAACATCGTCAGCCCGCGCGAGTACGTGGTGGTGACCCGCTTCCATGTCGAACTGGACAGTGGCGGCGGCGACATCCACATCACCCTGCCCTACTCGATGCTGGAGCCGATCCGCGAACTGCTCGACGCCGGCATCCAGTCCGACCGCAACGACCGCGACGAGAGCTGGGCAATCATGCTGCGCGAACAGCTCGATACCGCCGAGGTGGAACTGTCCAGCGTGCTGGCCAAGCGCACCCTGAGCCTGCGCGACCTGACCTCGCTCAAGGTCGGCGACATCCTCCCGATCGAACTGACCAAGAAGGTGCCGCTGTGCGTGGAAGGCATCCCCGTGTTCACCGGTGAGTTCGGCGTCGCCAACGAGCGCAACGCGATCAAGATCACCGCCACCCATCCGCCGGGTACCCGCCCGCGCAACCCCGTTATCCAGGAAGACCCGCAATGAACGACAACCTCGAAACCGAAGCCACCCCGGCGCAGGAGCCCATCCCGGCCCAGTTCGAAGACCTGCGCGCCGACGAAGAACAGGGTCCTGACCTGAACCTGGACGTGATCCTCGACGTCCCGGTGACCCTGCAGCTGGAAGTCGGCCGCGCCCGCCTGCCGATCCGCAGCCTGCTGCAGCTCAACCAGGGTTCGGTCGTGGAACTGGAACGCGGAGCCGGCGAATCACTGGACGTGTTCGTCAACGGCACCCTGATCGCCCACGGCGAAGTCGTCGTGATCAACGACCGTTTCGGCGTGCGCCTGACCGACGTGGTCAGCCCGAGCGAGCGGATCCGGAGACTGCGGTGATCGCCCAGGCGACCCTCGCCACGCTGGTCGCCGCTGCCCCGGCCGCCAAGGTCGGCCAGCACGCGGCCAGCGCACCGGGCCTGGGCGGAGCGGTATTTGCCCTGTTCGCGGTGCTGGCGCTGATCATGGGCCTGGGCTGGGTGCTCAAGCGCATGCCCGGCAGCAGCTTCCGCCAGACCCCCGGCCTGCGCGTGGTCGCCACGGCCGCGGTCGGTGCCAAGGAGCGGGTGGTGGTGGTGGACGTCAACGGTACCCAGCTGCTGCTGGGCGTGACCGCCGGCGGCATCAACACCCTGCACCAGCTGCCCGAACCACTGCCGCCGGTGCCGGCCCCGTCCCTGCCCGACCTCAAGCAACTTCCGAATTTCGCCCAGCTGCTCTCGCAGAAGCTGCGCAAGGACTCCTGACATGCGTTCCCGCCCCTTCCCGCGGCGCGGCCTGCAACTGCTGGCGCTGCTGCTGTTGACCCTCCTGCCGATGCTGGCGCTGGCCACTCCCGGTGCGCCGCAGCTGCCCTCGCTGCCGGAAGTGGATGTCGGCCGCATCGGCAGCCAGCCGGTGACGCTGCCGATGCAGACCCTGCTGCTGATGACGGCCATCACCCTGCTGCCGTCGATGCTGCTGGTGCTGACCGCCTTCACCCGGATCATCATCGTGCTGGGCCTGCTGCGCCAGGCGCTGGGTACCGGCCAGTCGCCGTCCAACCAGATCCTGATGGGCCTGGCGCTGTTCCTGACGGCGATGGTGATGATGCCGGTGTGGGACAAGGCGTGGAGCACAGGCATGGGCCCGTACCTGGACGGCCAGATCGATTTCCAGACGGCCTGGAAGCTGACCACCGAACCGCTGCGCGCCTTCATGCTGGCCCAGGTCCGCGAGACCGACCTGATGACCTTCGCCGGTCTGGCCGGGCACGAGACCTACAGCAGCCCGGAGGCGGTGCCGTTCCCGGTGCTGGTGGCGTCCTTCGTGACCTCGGAGCTGAAGACGGCGTTCGAGATCGGCTTTTTGATCTTCATCCCGTTCGTGATCATCGACCTGGTGGTGGCCTCGGTGCTGATGTCGATGGGCATGATGATGCTGTCGCCGATGCTGGTCTCGGCCCCGTTCAAGATCCTGCTGTTCGTGCTGGTGGACGGCTGGGTGCTGGTGGTCGGCACCCTGGCCGCGAGTTTCAACGCGGTCTGACGACCCCGCCCGTCTTGATTCACGAAGAAGCCGCGACCTGTTCGCGGCTTCTTCGTTTCCCGCGTCTGGCTTTGCCTAGTGGATGCAGGCTGCTCGAGTTCAGGGCGCCCGTAATGCGGAGAGGCTTTGGCTTTGGCTTTGGCTTTGGCTTTGGCTTTGGCTTTGGCTTTGGCTCTTCGCCTTTGATTTACCGGGCCCCTTCCGTAGCGACGGAGCTGGCGGAAAGGACCCCGCAGGGGCGACGCACATGGATGTGCGTCGTTTTCCGAGGGGACATGGATGTCCCGTCGGAAAATCCTGCCAGCGGAGTGGACCTGGAGCGCGGAGCGCGGAAGGCGCGGAGGCAGGGTGTGCTTTCTTTGGGCCACCTTTCTTTGCACAAGCAAAGAAAGGTGTGCTCGCTGGCCGCAGGGCAGCGAAAGCCGTTGCCGTTGCCGTTGCCGTTGCTTTGCCGGCTACAGCCAAAGCCAAAGCTTGTAGAAGCAGGGCTTTCGCTCCCTTGCAGGGAGCGAGTTACTTTTCTTTGCTCGTGCAAAGAAAAGGTAACCAAAAGAAAGCACGCCCTGTCCTCGCGCCCGCGCCACTGCGTGGCCCGGGTCCACTCCGCCAACGGCGATTTTTCGACGAGACATCCATGTCTCGGCGAAAAACGACGCACATCCATGTGCGTCGCCCCTGCGGGGTCTGGCCGCCGGCTCCGTCGCTGCGGAAGGGGCCCGAAGGTCACAAACTGGAGCAACAGCAAAGGCAAAGCAAAGCAAAGCAAAGGCCACAGCCTGAGCCAGATCCAGAGCCGGCCAGCCACGGCGCGAGCGGCGCCGGAATCCCGCCGGATTTCTGGCACCGGGCTTGCATGCATCCCGGCATGACTCCCGAACTCGCCCTCACCGAACTGCGCGGTGGCCTCCTCGCCACCCTGTGGGTCGCCGGTCCGCTGCTGCTCACCGTGCTGGTGGTCGGCGTGGTCGTCGGCATCATCCAGGCCGCCACCCAGCTCAACGAACCGACCATCGCCTTCATCGCCAAGGCCGCTGCCCTGACCGCCGCCCTGTTCGCACTCGGCAGCCTGCTGCTTGGCCACCTGGTCGAATTCACCACCCTGCTGTTCCAGCGAATTCCACACCTGATCGGATAACGCCACATGGATGCCGCCACCCGCATGGTCGTCGATGGCCAGCAGGCCTTCGCCATGATCGGCACGGTCCTGTGGGTTGGCCTGCGCATCGGCGCGATGCTGCTGGCCATGCCGCTGTTCGGTACCCGCGCGGTGCCCGGGCGCGTGCGGGCGCTGGTCGCGCTGACCCTGTCGCTGGCGCTGGCCCCGGTGCTGCCGCCGGTGCCGGTGTGGAACGGCTTCGATGCCGCCACCGTGCTGACCGTCCTGCGGGAACTGGCCATCGGCGTGACCATCGGTTTCACCCTGCGACTGGTGTTCGAGGTCGGCTCGCTGGCCGGCGAACTGATCTCCCAGGGCACCGGCCTGGCCTTCGCCCAGATGACCGACCCGGCCCGCGGCGGCAGCTCCAGCGTCATCGGCCAGTGGTTCTACCTGCTGTTCGGCCTGCTGTTCTTCGCCGCCAACGGCCACCTGGCCCTGATCAGCCTGCTGATGGACAGCTACAAGGTGGTGCCGATCGGCACCTCGCTGCCGGACGCGCACGCGCTGGCCTCGACCGTGCCCAACTTCATGC is a genomic window of Stenotrophomonas sp. Marseille-Q4652 containing:
- a CDS encoding FliH/SctL family protein — encoded protein: MSNVVRWIAPDLMATPDPELEAEELQADEAWLGDEPEPEPETEPALKPPTLEEIEAIQNAAQQEGFERGHADGYAQGQAEVRRLIAQIEGILDNFSRPLVRLENEVVGALGELSVRIAGNLVGRAYEAEPELLQDLVLEALDAVGSTSRDVEVRLHPDDIAALAPLLNLGPGHRLNPDPSLSRGDLRVHAESVRIDGTMEARLRAALATVMRRSEAEQ
- a CDS encoding FliI/YscN family ATPase produces the protein MTPAVPHPAPAEWMTARNLRLAARLDDIRIEPGASRGLIREGVLRRAVGLTLEAVGCEAPMGATCKVEVDGGWVDAEVVGFASDRTYLMPSAELHGLLPNARVVPSYRRGGVEVGEGLLGRVIDSDGVPLDGKGPIRAEGTSPMAGVSINPLAREPITQPLDVGVRAINALLPIGRGQRVGLFAGSGVGKSTLLGMMTRYTAADVIVVGLIGERGREVRDFVESTLGEEGLRRAVVVAAPADRPPLARLHGAYRATAIAEWYRDQGLNVLLLMDSLTRFAQAQREIGLSVGEPPTTRGYPPSVFAKLPALVERAGNGAKGRGSITAFYTVLTEGDDPQDPIADAARAILDGHILLSRRVADSGLYPAIDVESSVSRVVQDIADEPWRLRIRKLKRLVSAYSANRDLIAIGAYQRGNDPATDEALERWPEILEFLGQDVARAADLPHSQAALKNLVEKES
- the fliJ gene encoding flagellar export protein FliJ, whose product is MKQSQRIDPLLKRAQEKEDAVARDLAERQRVLETHLNRLEELRRYAEEYANAQMAATSPAQLLNRRAFLDRLDSAVQQQSQTVDRNRERVEAERARLLLASRDKQVLEQLAASYRAQERQVVERRDQREMDDLGARRVRLAQAAAAQESGETP
- a CDS encoding flagellar hook-length control protein FliK, translated to MNTLSAFAALAPATPAATPSTPTSTARGEGQRQEFGTLLKSTPAAEASPAPSPAATAADQRSASSNGAAAQPATEAEDAAATESSTLAAATDEGDDALGADDSDTEDTWPPAGLAGLGFALPASPSQPLAASAAASPNAAGTGPAAMGASAPAVNPMTLQQGTAAAIATASPADVASQLAVSTDAGTPDAELQFQQLLQGAAGDAEGTQADTGTAPALLHALSGVGETRVTGLASLAAVAAPTATPDVHAEDFGDAFGARLSWMADQKIGHAHIRVTPNDLGAIEVRLQLDGDRVHASFSSAHAEVRQALESSLPRLREMLGEHGMELAHADVGQGDTTQSGGSHDGQGTGLAAGPATGAGSDAAVPTSVTLRGLLDTYA
- a CDS encoding flagellar basal body-associated FliL family protein; the protein is MATAADKSKKKDESQDKSDKPRKQLLSAALIALVAAAAAGGGVWFFTQKDAQPAKDAAATKLAPAQYFALDPAFVVNLPTSYDGPRYLQVEVQLMSRDPLAIEAMKAHAPALRARLLMLFSQIQASQISDRAGREKLQAEALAEVQKVLKHETGKPYADELLFTSFVTQ
- the fliM gene encoding flagellar motor switch protein FliM: MTMNDLLSQDEIDALLHGVDSGTVATEQEPTNPGEARTYDFASQDRIIRGRMPTLEMVNERFARLWRIGLFNLIRRSAEISVRGIELTKFGDYLHSLYVPTNLNLIRFKPLRGTGLVVFEPTLVFAVVDNFFGGDGRYPTRIEGREFTATEMRVIHLMLKQTFTDLKEAWGPVMNADFEYINSEINPHFANIVSPREYVVVTRFHVELDSGGGDIHITLPYSMLEPIRELLDAGIQSDRNDRDESWAIMLREQLDTAEVELSSVLAKRTLSLRDLTSLKVGDILPIELTKKVPLCVEGIPVFTGEFGVANERNAIKITATHPPGTRPRNPVIQEDPQ
- the fliN gene encoding flagellar motor switch protein FliN, giving the protein MNDNLETEATPAQEPIPAQFEDLRADEEQGPDLNLDVILDVPVTLQLEVGRARLPIRSLLQLNQGSVVELERGAGESLDVFVNGTLIAHGEVVVINDRFGVRLTDVVSPSERIRRLR
- the fliO gene encoding flagellar biosynthetic protein FliO codes for the protein MAQATLATLVAAAPAAKVGQHAASAPGLGGAVFALFAVLALIMGLGWVLKRMPGSSFRQTPGLRVVATAAVGAKERVVVVDVNGTQLLLGVTAGGINTLHQLPEPLPPVPAPSLPDLKQLPNFAQLLSQKLRKDS
- the fliP gene encoding flagellar type III secretion system pore protein FliP (The bacterial flagellar biogenesis protein FliP forms a type III secretion system (T3SS)-type pore required for flagellar assembly.), translating into MRSRPFPRRGLQLLALLLLTLLPMLALATPGAPQLPSLPEVDVGRIGSQPVTLPMQTLLLMTAITLLPSMLLVLTAFTRIIIVLGLLRQALGTGQSPSNQILMGLALFLTAMVMMPVWDKAWSTGMGPYLDGQIDFQTAWKLTTEPLRAFMLAQVRETDLMTFAGLAGHETYSSPEAVPFPVLVASFVTSELKTAFEIGFLIFIPFVIIDLVVASVLMSMGMMMLSPMLVSAPFKILLFVLVDGWVLVVGTLAASFNAV
- a CDS encoding flagellar biosynthetic protein FliQ, which translates into the protein MTPELALTELRGGLLATLWVAGPLLLTVLVVGVVVGIIQAATQLNEPTIAFIAKAAALTAALFALGSLLLGHLVEFTTLLFQRIPHLIG
- the fliR gene encoding flagellar biosynthetic protein FliR; the encoded protein is MDAATRMVVDGQQAFAMIGTVLWVGLRIGAMLLAMPLFGTRAVPGRVRALVALTLSLALAPVLPPVPVWNGFDAATVLTVLRELAIGVTIGFTLRLVFEVGSLAGELISQGTGLAFAQMTDPARGGSSSVIGQWFYLLFGLLFFAANGHLALISLLMDSYKVVPIGTSLPDAHALASTVPNFMLQVFRGAVSLALPLTVAMLAVNLAFGALARAAPALNPIQLGLPVSLLLGMMMLALLFSEMGTPVQQLFDQAFDAAGQAVTPP